One Serpentinicella alkaliphila DNA segment encodes these proteins:
- the speE gene encoding polyamine aminopropyltransferase, protein MELWYTEQHTDNVKFSLKVKDHLFTGQSEFQKVDVLDTFEYGRLLTLDGLVMVTDKDEFIYHDMIVHVPMAVNPQIKKVLVIGGGDGGTVRELMRYKSIEHVDMVEIDKMVCDVAREFFPAISCDLDNERVSLYYEDGIKFIKSKKNEYDLIIVDSTDPIGPGEGLFSVEFYTDCFNALTENGILTNQSEGAMYETHAKELVRSHNKIKNIFTISKIYQGNIPTYPSGYWLFGFASKKLDPIKDLQADAWNAFNLKTKYYNTDLHVGAFAIPNFVKETIENGTI, encoded by the coding sequence ATGGAATTATGGTATACGGAACAACACACTGATAACGTTAAGTTTTCTTTAAAGGTAAAAGATCATCTATTTACAGGACAAAGTGAGTTTCAGAAAGTTGATGTGCTAGATACCTTTGAATATGGTAGATTACTTACTTTAGATGGACTTGTAATGGTTACAGATAAAGATGAGTTTATCTATCATGATATGATTGTTCATGTACCTATGGCTGTAAACCCGCAAATCAAAAAGGTATTGGTAATTGGTGGGGGTGACGGGGGTACTGTAAGAGAGCTTATGAGATATAAGTCAATTGAGCATGTTGATATGGTTGAAATAGACAAAATGGTTTGTGATGTTGCAAGAGAGTTCTTTCCAGCAATATCCTGTGATTTAGACAATGAAAGAGTTTCTTTATACTATGAAGACGGTATTAAATTTATTAAAAGCAAAAAAAATGAGTACGACTTAATCATTGTAGACTCCACTGATCCTATAGGGCCTGGAGAAGGTTTATTTTCTGTTGAGTTTTATACAGACTGTTTTAATGCACTTACTGAAAATGGTATTCTTACTAACCAAAGTGAAGGTGCTATGTATGAAACACATGCGAAAGAACTTGTTAGATCACATAATAAAATTAAGAACATTTTCACTATTTCAAAAATTTATCAAGGTAATATACCTACCTATCCATCCGGTTATTGGTTATTTGGTTTTGCTTCAAAGAAATTAGACCCAATTAAAGACCTACAAGCAGATGCGTGGAATGCATTTAATTTAAAAACAAAGTACTATAATACTGATTTGCATGTTGGAGCATTTGCTATACCAAATTTTGTTAAGGAGACAATCGAAAATGGAACTATTTAA
- the speB gene encoding agmatinase, whose protein sequence is MELFNKYSFISCDYDVEEAEIVMFGAPYDGTSSFRPGSRFAASRIRIDSYGLETYSPYLDLDLLDRKVHDAGDLEFAFGNRETVLDMIKTFVDSIYKAGKFPLMIGGEHLITLPAVEAAVKYYDDLVILHFDAHTDLRTDYLGETKSHATVIRNIWEFLGDGRIHQFCIRSGLKEEFDWAAQGHTNLNKFNYDNLEEVVNNIKNKPVYVTIDLDVLDPSIFPGTGTPEPGGISFSDLMKIIKIMSVLNIVGVDVVELSPDYDPTGVSTAVASKVIREMLLVLNKK, encoded by the coding sequence ATGGAACTATTTAATAAATATAGCTTTATAAGTTGTGATTATGATGTAGAAGAAGCGGAAATTGTTATGTTTGGTGCTCCCTATGACGGGACAAGCTCATTTAGACCTGGGTCTAGATTTGCTGCAAGTAGAATAAGAATTGACTCCTATGGGTTAGAAACCTATAGTCCCTACCTAGACTTGGATTTACTTGATAGAAAAGTTCATGATGCTGGGGATTTAGAATTTGCTTTCGGAAACAGAGAGACTGTTCTAGATATGATTAAAACTTTTGTTGACTCTATTTATAAGGCTGGAAAATTTCCACTAATGATTGGTGGGGAGCATTTAATTACATTACCCGCTGTAGAGGCTGCGGTAAAGTATTATGATGACTTAGTTATTCTGCACTTCGATGCACATACAGACCTTAGAACAGATTATCTTGGTGAAACAAAATCCCACGCAACTGTTATTAGAAACATATGGGAGTTTTTAGGTGATGGCAGAATACACCAGTTCTGTATACGTTCTGGTCTTAAAGAAGAATTTGATTGGGCAGCTCAAGGTCACACTAACTTAAATAAGTTTAATTATGATAATCTTGAGGAAGTTGTAAATAACATAAAAAATAAGCCTGTTTATGTAACAATCGACTTAGACGTACTTGATCCTTCTATTTTCCCAGGCACTGGTACTCCTGAACCTGGTGGAATATCCTTTAGTGATCTGATGAAAATTATTAAAATTATGTCTGTATTAAATATTGTTGGGGTTGACGTAGTAGAATTATCACCAGATTATGATCCTACGGGTGTATCTACTGCTGTAGCTTCAAAAGTAATAAGAGAAATGCTTTTAGTTCTTAATAAAAAATAA
- a CDS encoding methyl-accepting chemotaxis protein, whose product MSIIDSVFAQQLVELIKKETNINAHFFGDGGRIIASTMKERIGIIHEGAKDIMARKKDSIVMTPEMAERMGVLPGFVIGIDHEGERIGVLSINGDIDTVKPIAMISSHMVYLEYKRRIFMDNLNEVATNINRSLQESSAGLEELSASSDQQANTVLELNNMVQTTKENIMETNKIIDFIKGISKQTTILGINASIEAARLGAEGRGFNVVANEVRKLADNTSNSVKQIDDVLTTIQNLIGNVSTNLVSYTDTSQDQSFVVQTLAKELENITCSLDNFVKRLSQ is encoded by the coding sequence ATGTCAATCATTGATTCAGTTTTCGCGCAACAGTTAGTAGAACTTATTAAAAAGGAAACAAACATTAATGCACATTTTTTTGGGGATGGTGGTAGAATAATTGCTTCTACAATGAAAGAAAGAATTGGTATTATTCATGAAGGTGCTAAAGATATAATGGCGAGAAAAAAGGATTCAATTGTTATGACCCCAGAAATGGCAGAACGAATGGGGGTACTGCCTGGTTTTGTTATAGGAATTGATCACGAAGGGGAACGTATAGGGGTACTTAGTATAAATGGAGATATTGATACTGTAAAACCTATAGCAATGATTTCTAGCCATATGGTCTATTTAGAATATAAGAGAAGAATATTTATGGATAATTTAAATGAGGTAGCAACAAATATCAATAGAAGTCTCCAGGAAAGCTCTGCGGGATTAGAAGAATTATCTGCTAGCTCAGATCAACAGGCAAATACTGTATTAGAATTAAATAATATGGTACAAACTACTAAGGAAAATATAATGGAGACAAATAAAATAATTGATTTTATTAAGGGAATCTCAAAACAAACTACTATTTTAGGTATTAATGCCTCAATTGAAGCAGCTAGATTAGGTGCTGAAGGTCGAGGATTCAACGTAGTAGCTAATGAAGTTCGTAAATTAGCAGATAATACTTCTAACTCAGTTAAACAAATTGATGATGTATTAACAACAATACAAAACCTTATAGGCAATGTTTCTACAAATCTAGTATCTTATACAGACACATCACAGGACCAATCTTTTGTTGTTCAAACCCTTGCAAAAGAATTAGAGAACATTACATGTTCATTAGATAACTTTGTAAAAAGGCTGTCACAATAA
- a CDS encoding sugar diacid recognition domain-containing protein, with amino-acid sequence MSIIDSVFAQQLVELIQKETNQNAHFFGDGGRIIASTIKERIGTIHEGAKDIMAKKSDSIAITEEMAERMSGVRPGFSVGIDHDGNRIGAIGISGDPYDMKPIAMITSHMIYLEYERKLFMDNLNEVATNINKSLQECSAGLEELSASSDQQATTVLELNDMVQTTKDNIMETNKIIDFIKGISKQTTILGINASIEAARLGAEGRGFNVVANEVRKLADNTSNSVKQIDDVLTTIQNLIGNVSTNLVSYTDTSQDQSFVVQTLAKELENITCSLDNFVKRLSQ; translated from the coding sequence ATGTCAATCATTGATTCAGTTTTTGCTCAACAACTAGTAGAACTTATACAAAAAGAAACCAACCAAAATGCACATTTTTTTGGGGATGGTGGTAGAATAATTGCGTCAACAATTAAGGAAAGAATTGGTACAATTCATGAGGGTGCTAAAGATATAATGGCAAAAAAATCCGATTCTATTGCCATTACCGAAGAAATGGCAGAACGAATGTCAGGGGTAAGACCAGGATTTAGTGTAGGGATTGATCATGATGGCAATCGAATCGGAGCAATTGGAATAAGTGGAGACCCATATGATATGAAACCAATAGCTATGATAACTAGTCATATGATTTATCTAGAATATGAAAGAAAATTGTTTATGGATAATTTAAATGAAGTGGCAACCAATATCAATAAAAGTTTGCAAGAATGCTCTGCTGGATTAGAGGAATTGTCTGCTAGCTCTGATCAACAAGCAACCACTGTATTAGAACTTAATGATATGGTTCAAACTACTAAAGATAATATAATGGAGACCAATAAAATAATTGATTTTATTAAGGGAATCTCAAAACAAACTACTATTTTAGGTATTAATGCCTCAATTGAAGCAGCTAGATTGGGAGCTGAAGGTAGGGGATTTAATGTCGTAGCTAATGAAGTTCGTAAATTAGCAGATAATACTTCAAACTCAGTTAAACAAATTGATGATGTATTAACAACAATACAAAACCTTATAGGTAATGTTTCTACAAATCTAGTATCATATACGGATACATCACAGGATCAATCTTTTGTTGTTCAAACCCTTGCAAAAGAATTAGAAAATATTACGTGTTCTTTAGATAACTTCGTAAAAAGGCTATCACAATAA
- a CDS encoding nitroreductase family protein → MTEIKDYYSAVESRRSMYNINDEKIVPEQKIIEIVRHAVKHTPSSFNSQNGRAVILFGENHKELWDITKNILSKRVPKERFASTEKKLSSFASGYGTILFFEDLSVVENLQSRFPSYANNFPNWSLQSIGILQHIVWTGLELEGLGASLQHYNPLIDEEVKQRWNIQSSWRLVSQMPFGKPIAPADEKQFLPIEERVKVFY, encoded by the coding sequence ATGACAGAGATAAAAGATTATTACTCTGCGGTGGAATCTAGAAGGTCAATGTATAATATTAATGATGAAAAAATAGTGCCGGAACAAAAAATTATTGAGATTGTAAGACATGCTGTAAAACATACACCATCATCTTTCAATTCTCAGAATGGTAGGGCTGTTATTTTATTTGGAGAGAACCATAAAGAGTTATGGGACATAACTAAAAATATATTAAGTAAAAGAGTTCCAAAAGAAAGATTTGCATCAACTGAAAAAAAGCTAAGTTCTTTTGCTAGTGGGTACGGCACAATACTTTTTTTTGAAGATTTAAGTGTTGTTGAGAACTTACAAAGTAGATTTCCATCCTATGCAAATAATTTTCCAAATTGGTCCCTACAATCTATAGGTATACTTCAGCATATAGTGTGGACAGGCCTAGAACTTGAAGGTCTAGGGGCATCATTACAACATTATAATCCATTAATAGATGAGGAAGTTAAACAACGTTGGAATATACAAAGCAGTTGGAGGCTAGTATCCCAAATGCCATTTGGAAAACCAATAGCACCAGCTGATGAGAAACAATTTTTACCAATCGAGGAAAGAGTTAAAGTATTTTATTGA
- the scpB gene encoding SMC-Scp complex subunit ScpB → MDKKQIKSIFEAILFAWSEPISSKDLSKIVDISANEAKAIINEMINEFNFYLRGIQIIEMNEYYQLTTRPEYYEYLQKLFEPKQNKGLTQAALETLSIIAYNQPITKVEIEEIRGVKCDKALSTLLEKDLIKEAGRLEKTGRPILYATTITFLKTFSLKSLDELPDIKELEIHDENDKEIRNIFDR, encoded by the coding sequence ATGGATAAAAAACAAATTAAATCAATATTCGAAGCAATTCTTTTTGCATGGTCGGAACCTATTTCTTCAAAAGATCTTAGTAAAATTGTAGATATTAGCGCCAATGAAGCAAAGGCAATAATAAATGAAATGATAAATGAGTTTAACTTCTATTTAAGAGGCATACAAATAATCGAAATGAATGAATATTATCAATTAACTACTAGACCTGAGTATTATGAATATTTACAGAAGCTATTTGAACCAAAACAAAACAAGGGACTAACACAAGCTGCCTTAGAAACGTTATCTATAATTGCGTATAATCAACCAATTACTAAAGTAGAAATAGAAGAAATTAGGGGAGTTAAGTGCGATAAAGCCCTAAGCACCTTATTAGAAAAAGATTTGATTAAAGAGGCTGGAAGGTTAGAAAAGACCGGGAGACCTATTCTGTATGCAACTACAATAACATTCCTTAAAACTTTCAGTTTAAAATCTTTAGATGAATTGCCAGATATTAAAGAGTTAGAAATACATGATGAAAATGATAAAGAGATAAGGAATATCTTCGATAGATAA